Proteins from one Mycobacterium sp. HUMS_12744610 genomic window:
- a CDS encoding class I SAM-dependent methyltransferase, producing MLTVDFDRLGVGPGTKVIDVGCGAGRHAFEAYRRGADVVAFDRDESELRGVETILRAMGETGEAPLDASAQAVAGDALSLPYADETFDCVIAAEILEHVPQDDAAIAELIRVLKVGGTLAVSVPRWLPERVCWLLSDEYHANEGGHVRIYRASRLRDKITAGGLDWTHEHHAHALHSPFWWLKCAVGVSNTDHPAVTAYHKLLVWDLMQRPKLTRLAESLLNPLVGKSVAMYFTKPRATESGVTPGYSVASR from the coding sequence ATGCTGACGGTGGACTTCGACCGCCTCGGCGTCGGGCCGGGCACCAAGGTGATCGACGTGGGATGCGGAGCGGGCCGGCACGCCTTCGAGGCCTACCGGCGCGGGGCCGACGTCGTCGCGTTCGACCGCGACGAATCCGAATTGCGCGGCGTGGAAACCATTTTGCGGGCGATGGGCGAGACCGGAGAGGCGCCCCTGGACGCCTCGGCGCAGGCCGTCGCCGGTGACGCGCTGAGCCTGCCCTACGCCGACGAGACGTTCGACTGCGTCATCGCCGCGGAGATCCTCGAACACGTACCGCAGGACGACGCCGCAATCGCCGAGCTGATCAGGGTACTCAAAGTTGGTGGCACGCTGGCGGTCAGCGTCCCGCGCTGGTTGCCCGAACGGGTGTGCTGGCTGCTTTCCGACGAGTACCACGCCAACGAGGGCGGCCACGTGCGGATCTACCGGGCCAGCCGGCTACGCGACAAGATCACCGCCGGCGGCCTGGACTGGACTCACGAGCACCACGCACACGCGCTGCATTCGCCGTTCTGGTGGCTCAAATGCGCCGTCGGCGTGTCGAACACCGACCATCCGGCGGTGACCGCCTACCACAAACTGCTGGTGTGGGACCTGATGCAGCGGCCGAAACTGACGCGGCTGGCCGAGTCGCTGCTCAACCCGCTGGTGGGTAAAAGCGTGGCGATGTACTTCACCAAGCCGCGGGCGACGGAAAGCGGAGTGACGCCGGGGTATTCAGTTGCGTCGCGTTGA
- a CDS encoding glycosyltransferase family 4 protein: MRIALLSYRSKDHCGGQGVYVRHLSRGLVDLGHEVEVFSGQPYPELLDPRVRLTKVPSLDLYREPDPFRVPRPSEIRSSIDLLELLTVWTAGFPEPRTFTLRAARLLADRVNDFDLVHDNQSLGTGLLRIAESGLPVVATVHHPITRDRVLDLAAARWWRKPLVRRWYGFLDMQQEVSRQIPDLLTVSSSSAADIVTDFGVAPEQLHTVPLGVNTDLFKPGSAPRRPGRVIAIASADTPLKGVRTLLHAVARLRVDRDLELRLVAKVEPNGPTHKLIAELGISDIVHITSGLSDAALAALFASAEVACIPSLYEGFSLPAVEAMASGTPVVASRVGALPEVVGTDGACAELVPPADVEALTAALGGLLDSPEKRRSMGRAGRERAVNVFSWDAVAAQTVAVYELAIARRATAGGEARC, encoded by the coding sequence ATGCGAATTGCCCTGCTGTCCTATCGCAGTAAGGACCATTGCGGCGGACAGGGCGTCTATGTGCGCCATCTGAGCCGCGGATTGGTCGACCTCGGGCATGAGGTCGAGGTGTTCTCCGGCCAGCCCTATCCCGAGCTGCTCGATCCGCGGGTGCGGCTGACCAAGGTGCCCAGCCTGGACTTATACCGCGAACCCGACCCGTTCCGGGTGCCCCGTCCCAGCGAGATCCGGAGCTCGATCGACCTGCTCGAACTGCTCACCGTGTGGACGGCCGGCTTTCCCGAACCGCGGACGTTCACCCTGCGGGCGGCCCGGCTGCTGGCCGACCGGGTGAACGATTTCGACCTCGTCCACGACAACCAGAGCCTAGGCACCGGGCTGCTCAGGATCGCCGAGTCGGGTTTGCCGGTGGTGGCCACCGTGCACCACCCGATCACCCGCGACCGCGTGCTCGACCTGGCCGCCGCGCGCTGGTGGCGCAAACCCCTGGTGCGTCGTTGGTACGGCTTTTTGGACATGCAGCAGGAGGTGTCGCGCCAGATCCCGGACCTGCTGACCGTCTCGTCGTCGTCGGCGGCGGACATCGTCACCGACTTCGGCGTGGCCCCCGAGCAACTGCACACGGTGCCGCTCGGGGTGAACACCGACCTGTTCAAACCGGGATCGGCCCCGCGGCGGCCCGGGCGGGTCATCGCCATCGCCAGCGCCGACACCCCGCTGAAGGGGGTTCGCACCCTGCTGCACGCGGTGGCCAGGTTGCGCGTGGACCGCGACCTCGAGCTGCGGCTGGTCGCCAAGGTGGAGCCCAACGGCCCCACCCACAAACTCATCGCCGAGCTCGGCATCTCCGACATCGTCCACATCACCAGCGGGCTGTCCGACGCCGCGCTGGCCGCCTTGTTCGCGTCGGCGGAGGTTGCTTGCATTCCCTCACTCTACGAAGGGTTTTCGTTGCCGGCGGTGGAGGCGATGGCCAGCGGCACCCCGGTGGTCGCGAGCCGGGTGGGCGCGCTGCCCGAAGTCGTCGGGACCGACGGTGCCTGCGCCGAGCTGGTGCCGCCGGCTGACGTCGAGGCGCTCACCGCGGCGCTCGGCGGTCTGCTCGACTCACCGGAGAAGCGCCGCAGCATGGGCCGCGCGGGTCGCGAACGCGCGGTCAACGTGTTCAGTTGGGACGCCGTGGCGGCGCAGACCGTGGCGGTCTACGAGCTGGCGATCGCGCGCCGCGCCACCGCCGGGGGCGAAGCCCGATGCTGA